A genomic region of Carassius auratus strain Wakin unplaced genomic scaffold, ASM336829v1 scaf_tig00215868, whole genome shotgun sequence contains the following coding sequences:
- the LOC113096091 gene encoding protein unc-13 homolog B-like: protein MFAKSFQARMNACVCQMAEILYQIKGPLNQNSRNTAEADADNALRPLMEFLDTNLSIFADICDKTVLKRVLKDLWRNVLICMEKTIVLPQSSDSIGAQLLTAAKELSKLKGGVEPKSLTPRQCVIVEAALDSIKLFFHAGGNGLKKAYLEKSPELSSLRYALSLYTQTTDALIKAFVTTQHAQVQNGMGIRFTPKENVRPDRGSGVERLIGEAVIQLDLSPPAGNTEQKLCVRVIAVNDMTWQTSGMFRPFVEVNLVGPQLTEKKRKFTTKSKNNSWNAKYNEAFQFVLGKGVSLDCYEIQITVKDYCFGRADRVVGIAVLQLRDIADRKSCVCWCPLGPRININETGTTALRILSQRSTDEVAKEFVKLKSETRPAEEGR from the exons ATGTTTGCCAAGAG tTTCCAGGCCCgtatgaatgcatgtgtgtgtcagaTGGCGGAGATCCTGTATCAGATTAAAGGACCTCTGAATCAGAACAGTCGTAACACAGCGGAGGCTGATGCAGACAACGCACTGCGGCCGCTTATGGAGTTCCTCGACACAAA CCTCAGCATCTTTGCAGACATATGTGACAAGACCGTGTTGAAGCGTGTGCTAAAGGATCTCTGGAGGAATGTACTGATCTGCATGGAGAAAACGATTGTGTTACCTCAGAGCAGCGACAGTATA ggaGCTCAACTTCTTACTGCTGCTAAGGAACTGTCTAAACTAAAG GGAGGGGTGGAGCCAAAAAGCTTGACACCAAGGCAATGCGTGATCGTGGAGGCAGCACTGGATTCAATAAAG CTCTTCTTCCATGCTGGTGGGAACGGTTTAAAAAAAGCATACCTGGAGAAGAGCCCTGAGCTGTCATCGCTGCGCTATGCTCTCTCACTATATACACAGACCACAGATGCTCTTATCAAGGCGTTTGTGACAACACAACATGCTCAGG TTCAAAATGGCATGGGCATCAGGTTCACCCCCAAGGAGAACGTTCGACCTGACAGAG GCTCTGGGGTTGAGCGGCTGATTGGGGAGGCAGTGATTCAGCTGGATTTGTCGCCCCCTGCTGGGAACACTGAGCAGAAACTCTGTGTCAGAG TTATTGCGGTAAACGACATGACATGGCAGACCTCAGGGATGTTTCGTCCATTTGTGGAAGTTAACCTGGTCGGCCCACAGCTCACAGAGAAGAAACGAAAATTCACAACCAAATCGAAAAACAACAGCTGGAATGCAAAGTACAACGAGGCCTTTCAATT TGTGTTGGGTAAAGGCGTGAGTCTGGATTGCTATGAGATTCAAATAACGGTAAAGGATTATTGTTTCGGTCGTGCGGACCGGGTGGTCGGGATCGCAGTACTGCAGCTACGTGACATAGCAGACAGGAAAAGCTGCGTGTGCTGGTGCCCCTTGGGCCCGCGTATCAACATCAACGAAACCGGGACCACTGCACTACGAATCCTCTCCCAGCGCTCAACTGATGAGGTTGCCAAAGAGTTCGTCAAACTCAAATCTGAGACCAGGCCTGCTGAAGAAGGAAGGTGA